In Acidobacteriota bacterium, a single window of DNA contains:
- a CDS encoding NBR1-Ig-like domain-containing protein translates to MRPKSGSPRRLVLAFALITTLTAWPASASQDLSTPAGRETVIEEHYTTVAKATGDALRLEVSSFLHLTREEFSNHSWLSLVTPPEGFLIELEETGSSGPIGPRLTGSWSDQPLPPYFSQPDATLVSSLSLRNVIDELTNEDRAWRKVKYVTSFRVQASLGDQQRDHYAIAFWFATERGTSVSYRLLDALIPHIATAIGWIADDDRSRQSAAKPSSLAESQQAEATTSSSQQCVAWEFDLSRGYDFSPPDWVGSYGAQPIPGIPNEALSTPSHNGHLANVTAGFKCKCTESCIARSSPFPVLGSGACVANPNIGTWWRCHRLSPGPGVATRNDLGDSNTRALGTIGWGCAYKVCPFCLCGVTVVAAYNGFALELQLSPFDAVPWKAEYSEYCPACRTRVPVTLRVTGLDLGQHANLNVLPNPGFFPDSEYQRIHGLADGSPVTLPLDYTMVDGSSVRVKFISGSQGISCPRVETTVSGATTIEVQCDCQSSADGEDTCGGGTQTPPGLYQVGGEIDVDTFDGEESEGSVSLELFAYSDQTGALIANEVITVTAHAGPTYFSSLVAEGSQVNLTIRQTGTGMQCGSVVPSSFQISGDTVANIGCTVGPEYWCHLFGNCEGNQCRDEWTFIGEGEIEVTDASGNTETQPVDIFELAGCADNWGEEELGQPVTEGGDPPSTLVGSKVFVRNRSGSTWSGTMEIVGVARDDEDGVSRIRAFLNGNPVPLTNLQINQPDPLTCGEYSTPNCNSNTAFRGHLDTTAFADGVHTLSVVADRGPNTVPGMRNITVVFDNGNGGGTNDAEMFSVNFPSSLDCDQTTTATISVENTGTTQWTSADGYHLFARGGSDPLADSTAIGLPTNITVNPGQIYAFEIPLQAPSTEGTYTSEWRMKQTGVGEFGPVVSRNVTVSCGDPEHDAQPTLISFPSELTCGESATASVRMKNTGTSTWTGPGGFGLHAPSGADPLATTQAIAVDGVVSPNDSDLFTIPLLAPAEAGTYTSHWRMARGSSLFGVKATATVTVTCEGGGGGEDPIDNATVASSTLPTTMACDGSTTAVVTMRNNGTSTWTAANGYRLRAVGGSDPLTNDLEVLLPANLNIAPGQEHDFSIPLEAPGTSGTYRTDWRMFRQGWSEFGGMAVADVTVDCDGGGGGGGDTDAAQLQSETLPGTMGCGTQNANITLKNTGNTTWTRAGGYELRAIGGTDPFTSNTTIRLPSNASIGPDQSHTFQVALTAPGTPGWYLTDWRLHRVGTGGFGPQAIQNVNVTCTDGGGGGTDDATFYDSNLPLSLDCGERVWASIWVKNVGTTTWTKADGYSLQAIGGTDPLANTANIPFPDGVTTGPQDTVEFRRWFEAPMEEDSYLSDWQMKKTGSGTFGSPILLEVEVFCDGEEP, encoded by the coding sequence ATGCGCCCGAAATCCGGTTCGCCCCGACGACTCGTTCTCGCCTTCGCTCTGATCACCACCCTGACCGCCTGGCCTGCGTCAGCGAGTCAGGACCTCTCGACTCCCGCTGGCCGCGAGACGGTCATCGAAGAGCACTACACCACCGTCGCCAAGGCGACCGGTGATGCGCTTCGGCTCGAAGTCTCGAGTTTCCTCCACCTGACTCGAGAAGAGTTCTCGAATCACTCCTGGTTGTCCCTTGTCACACCCCCCGAGGGATTCCTCATCGAGCTCGAAGAAACGGGTTCCTCCGGACCGATCGGACCGCGCTTGACCGGCTCATGGAGCGACCAACCGCTCCCTCCCTACTTCTCTCAGCCTGATGCGACACTGGTCAGCTCGCTGAGCCTTCGAAACGTCATCGACGAGCTCACCAACGAAGATCGAGCCTGGCGCAAAGTGAAATATGTCACTTCTTTTCGTGTCCAGGCCTCCCTCGGTGACCAACAGAGGGACCACTACGCCATTGCCTTCTGGTTCGCCACCGAACGAGGTACCAGCGTCTCCTACCGACTCTTGGACGCTCTCATACCCCACATCGCGACCGCTATCGGTTGGATCGCCGACGATGACCGCAGCAGGCAGTCAGCAGCGAAGCCCTCATCCTTGGCGGAATCCCAGCAGGCCGAAGCGACCACATCCAGCTCGCAACAGTGCGTAGCCTGGGAATTCGACCTGTCCCGCGGCTATGACTTCAGCCCCCCGGATTGGGTCGGTTCCTACGGCGCGCAACCGATTCCTGGCATTCCCAACGAAGCCCTCTCGACCCCCTCACACAACGGGCACCTGGCAAACGTCACGGCCGGTTTCAAGTGCAAGTGCACCGAGTCTTGCATCGCCCGGTCTTCCCCCTTTCCGGTGCTGGGCTCAGGGGCCTGCGTCGCCAATCCGAACATTGGAACCTGGTGGAGGTGCCATCGTCTGAGTCCAGGCCCTGGCGTTGCCACCAGGAACGACCTCGGCGACTCGAATACCAGAGCCCTGGGCACCATCGGCTGGGGCTGCGCCTACAAGGTCTGCCCGTTTTGTCTGTGTGGCGTCACCGTTGTCGCTGCTTACAATGGCTTTGCGCTCGAGCTCCAGCTTTCCCCGTTCGACGCCGTGCCCTGGAAGGCCGAGTACAGCGAGTACTGCCCCGCCTGTCGCACCAGAGTGCCGGTCACACTTCGAGTCACCGGCCTCGATCTGGGCCAGCACGCCAACCTCAACGTCCTGCCGAATCCAGGGTTCTTTCCCGATAGCGAGTACCAGAGAATTCACGGCTTGGCGGACGGCTCGCCCGTGACCTTGCCCCTCGACTACACGATGGTCGACGGCTCCTCGGTGCGAGTGAAGTTCATCTCCGGCAGCCAGGGAATCTCCTGCCCACGCGTCGAAACCACCGTGTCGGGGGCAACCACCATCGAAGTTCAGTGCGACTGCCAGTCATCGGCCGATGGCGAGGACACCTGCGGCGGTGGCACCCAGACGCCACCCGGGCTCTATCAAGTGGGCGGCGAGATCGACGTCGACACCTTCGATGGGGAGGAGAGCGAGGGATCGGTTTCCTTGGAGTTGTTCGCCTACAGCGATCAAACGGGCGCCCTGATCGCCAATGAAGTCATCACCGTCACGGCCCATGCTGGCCCGACCTACTTCAGCTCCCTCGTTGCGGAGGGCAGCCAGGTCAACCTGACCATCCGACAAACCGGCACCGGCATGCAATGCGGAAGCGTGGTACCGAGCAGTTTTCAGATCTCCGGCGACACCGTGGCCAATATCGGCTGTACTGTCGGACCGGAGTACTGGTGCCACCTGTTCGGCAACTGCGAAGGCAACCAGTGCCGGGACGAGTGGACCTTCATCGGCGAAGGGGAGATCGAAGTTACCGACGCCAGCGGCAACACCGAAACTCAGCCGGTCGACATCTTCGAGTTGGCCGGATGCGCGGACAACTGGGGCGAGGAGGAGCTCGGACAGCCTGTCACCGAGGGCGGAGATCCGCCGTCGACGTTGGTCGGCTCCAAGGTCTTCGTGCGCAACCGCAGCGGCAGCACCTGGTCCGGCACGATGGAGATCGTGGGCGTGGCGCGCGACGACGAGGACGGCGTCAGCCGCATTCGCGCCTTCCTCAACGGCAATCCGGTGCCACTCACCAACCTGCAGATCAACCAGCCGGACCCGTTGACCTGCGGCGAGTACTCGACTCCCAACTGCAACTCCAACACCGCCTTCCGAGGCCATCTCGACACCACCGCCTTCGCCGATGGGGTTCACACCCTGAGCGTGGTGGCCGACCGCGGACCCAACACCGTCCCCGGCATGAGGAACATCACCGTGGTGTTCGACAACGGCAACGGCGGCGGCACCAACGATGCCGAGATGTTCTCGGTCAACTTCCCGTCGAGCCTCGACTGCGATCAAACGACCACCGCGACGATCTCGGTCGAAAACACCGGCACCACTCAATGGACCTCCGCCGACGGCTACCACCTGTTCGCTCGCGGTGGTTCCGACCCACTGGCCGACAGCACCGCCATCGGCCTGCCAACCAACATCACGGTCAATCCCGGCCAGATCTATGCTTTCGAGATTCCCCTGCAGGCGCCTTCCACGGAGGGCACCTACACCTCCGAATGGCGCATGAAACAGACCGGCGTCGGGGAGTTCGGCCCGGTGGTCAGCCGCAACGTCACCGTCTCCTGTGGCGATCCGGAGCACGACGCCCAGCCGACGCTGATCAGTTTTCCCAGCGAGCTGACCTGTGGCGAAAGCGCCACCGCCAGCGTGCGCATGAAGAACACCGGCACCTCCACCTGGACCGGCCCTGGCGGGTTCGGCCTGCATGCTCCGAGCGGCGCCGATCCCCTGGCGACCACCCAGGCGATCGCCGTCGACGGAGTGGTGTCCCCGAACGACAGCGACCTCTTCACCATTCCGCTGCTGGCGCCCGCCGAGGCCGGAACCTACACCTCCCATTGGCGGATGGCCCGGGGCAGCAGCCTCTTCGGAGTCAAGGCCACGGCGACCGTCACCGTCACCTGCGAAGGTGGCGGCGGCGGCGAGGATCCGATCGACAACGCCACCGTGGCCAGTTCGACGCTCCCGACAACCATGGCCTGCGACGGCAGCACCACCGCCGTCGTCACCATGCGAAACAACGGCACCAGCACCTGGACGGCGGCGAACGGCTATCGCCTGCGAGCCGTCGGCGGCAGCGATCCGCTGACCAACGACCTCGAGGTGCTGCTGCCGGCCAACCTCAACATCGCACCGGGGCAAGAGCACGACTTCTCCATCCCCCTCGAGGCACCGGGAACCAGCGGCACCTACCGCACCGATTGGCGCATGTTCCGCCAGGGCTGGAGCGAGTTCGGGGGCATGGCGGTGGCCGATGTCACGGTGGACTGCGACGGGGGCGGCGGTGGCGGTGGCGACACCGATGCCGCCCAGCTCCAGTCGGAAACCCTGCCGGGAACCATGGGGTGCGGCACCCAGAACGCCAACATCACCCTCAAGAACACCGGCAACACCACTTGGACCCGCGCCGGCGGCTACGAGCTGCGGGCCATCGGAGGCACCGACCCCTTCACCAGTAACACCACCATCCGCCTGCCCTCGAATGCCTCGATCGGACCCGACCAGAGCCACACCTTCCAGGTCGCCCTCACGGCACCCGGAACACCCGGCTGGTACCTCACCGACTGGCGGCTCCACCGCGTCGGAACCGGAGGCTTCGGACCGCAGGCCATCCAGAACGTCAACGTCACCTGCACCGACGGTGGTGGCGGAGGCACCGACGACGCCACCTTCTACGACTCGAACCTGCCTCTCAGCCTCGACTGCGGAGAACGAGTCTGGGCCAGCATCTGGGTCAAGAACGTCGGCACCACCACCTGGACCAAGGCCGACGGGTACAGCCTCCAGGCCATCGGAGGCACCGATCCTCTCGCCAATACCGCCAACATCCCGTTCCCCGACGGCGTCACCACCGGGCCTCAGGACACGGTCGAGTTTCGACGCTGGTTCGAGGCCCCCATGGAAGAGGACTCCTACCTCTCCGACTGGCAGATGAAGAAGACCGGCAGCGGCACCTTCGGATCGCCAATCCTCCTCGAGGTCGAAGTCTTCTGCGACGGAGAGGAACCTTGA
- a CDS encoding tetratricopeptide repeat protein, whose product MSETERWQRLDKLFHRAWDLPPEDRKSFLQAECGDDSLRAEVESLLAAAESPSGWIDGTASDEAFQVLATDQIFPSGTRIGRYRIVRPLGHGGMGSVYLAERGDGYFNQQVALKVIKRGMDTESILERFRRERQILAQLDHPSIARLIDGGATRDGRPYLVMEYVEGEPIDRYAESNQLTIDQRLDLFLRICDAVRYSHSNLVIHRDLKPSNILVTPFGTPKLLDFGTAKLLERVDSEQTAHELRLMTPGYASPEQIEGRPVTTAADVFGLGVLLYELLTGAHPFRHKSASRQQVAAAVRELEPARPSVAAAPERKLRLTGDLDAIVLCALRKDIAERYDSVAALSEDLERHRSLQPVRARQRSLRYSASRFLRRNVYAMAAAFIAAVSILAFGILLLTEQRQTQREKVRAEIITDYLKGMFEGFDPLHGVPAPVTARRMLDRGVERLEQDFQGQERLKAEVLTVLGEIYGNLGHVAESRDLFLRALEIESRMPGKRTRQRAQLLALVADARIEAGDLETASRDLEASRQLLGDSGAGDRIELAKVGLLQGRIERLRGRNQRAERLLVDSLETLRSAPESESEVLEDALIELGTLRRIQVRMEPAQALLREAVERRSQRYGDDHPQTVIASEALAAVWFETGEIERARDLMLRVFEAHQRNLGEDHPLVIASYYNLGAVAATLGDYRQAEANLAEALRRMRASSGDDHPHLGSALMWAARVALDRGRLGTARELAAESLERVSRLYPENHSIIMDGWHLIGHVERASGDLEASRQAFERAMGLAPNSYTGALSRLFQAEVALDLGQLDRASQLIAEIPPRPKKNDVRRAIRRASIEAALALRRGDLDLASSLLEQAPVGKIETLMLPDRLRYQNVEVALDLARRRPHQAEEKARQSLALALETIGPQSLHAGQAELGLGLALIDQGRDREATLHLQRAIEVLPPTIDRPPHGHPSARTALRQSQSSH is encoded by the coding sequence ATGAGCGAAACCGAACGCTGGCAGCGACTCGACAAGCTCTTCCACCGGGCCTGGGACCTTCCACCGGAGGACCGAAAGTCCTTCCTGCAAGCTGAATGCGGCGACGATTCCCTCCGTGCCGAAGTCGAGTCCCTTCTGGCAGCCGCCGAGTCGCCTTCCGGCTGGATCGACGGCACCGCCTCGGACGAGGCCTTCCAGGTTCTGGCGACGGACCAGATCTTCCCGTCCGGTACCCGGATCGGTCGCTACCGAATCGTCCGTCCCTTGGGCCACGGCGGCATGGGATCCGTCTACCTCGCGGAACGGGGCGACGGCTACTTCAACCAGCAGGTCGCCCTCAAGGTCATCAAGCGCGGTATGGACACCGAGTCGATCCTCGAGAGATTCCGCCGCGAGCGCCAGATCCTGGCCCAGCTCGACCATCCCTCGATCGCCCGCCTGATCGACGGTGGCGCCACGCGCGATGGTCGCCCCTACCTGGTGATGGAGTACGTCGAAGGCGAGCCGATCGACCGCTACGCCGAGTCCAACCAGCTCACCATCGATCAACGCCTCGACCTGTTTCTGAGGATCTGTGACGCGGTGCGGTACTCCCACAGCAACCTGGTCATCCACAGGGATCTCAAACCGAGCAACATCCTCGTCACTCCCTTCGGCACGCCGAAGCTGCTCGACTTCGGGACGGCGAAGCTCCTGGAAAGGGTCGACTCCGAACAGACCGCCCACGAGCTGCGCCTGATGACGCCCGGCTACGCCAGTCCCGAGCAGATCGAAGGGCGTCCCGTGACCACCGCCGCCGATGTCTTCGGCCTGGGAGTTCTTCTCTACGAGCTGCTCACCGGCGCTCACCCATTTCGCCACAAGTCCGCGAGTCGTCAGCAGGTCGCCGCCGCCGTCCGCGAGCTCGAGCCTGCCCGACCGAGCGTGGCCGCCGCACCAGAGCGAAAGCTGCGCCTCACCGGCGACCTCGACGCCATCGTGCTGTGCGCCCTGCGCAAGGACATCGCCGAACGCTACGACTCGGTCGCAGCCCTCTCCGAGGACCTCGAGCGGCACCGGTCCCTACAACCGGTGCGAGCACGGCAGCGCAGCCTGCGCTACTCCGCCAGCCGCTTTCTGAGGCGAAACGTCTATGCCATGGCGGCCGCCTTCATCGCTGCCGTTTCGATCCTCGCCTTCGGCATCCTGCTGCTTACCGAACAGCGCCAAACACAGCGCGAGAAAGTCCGCGCCGAGATCATCACCGACTATCTCAAGGGCATGTTCGAGGGCTTTGATCCCCTCCACGGGGTTCCCGCTCCGGTCACCGCGCGGCGCATGCTCGACCGCGGAGTCGAGCGCCTCGAGCAGGACTTCCAGGGCCAGGAGAGGCTCAAGGCCGAGGTTCTGACGGTCCTGGGCGAAATCTACGGCAACCTGGGGCACGTCGCCGAATCTCGCGACCTCTTTCTGCGCGCCCTCGAGATCGAATCGCGGATGCCCGGCAAACGCACCCGGCAGCGAGCCCAACTGCTGGCGCTGGTTGCCGACGCCCGGATCGAGGCCGGAGATTTGGAGACCGCCTCCCGCGACCTCGAGGCATCCCGCCAGCTGCTCGGGGACTCCGGCGCCGGCGACCGCATCGAGCTCGCCAAGGTCGGTCTGCTGCAGGGCCGCATTGAGCGCCTCCGCGGTCGTAATCAACGGGCCGAACGACTCCTGGTCGACTCGCTGGAAACTCTCCGGAGTGCTCCCGAAAGCGAAAGCGAGGTCCTAGAGGACGCATTGATCGAGCTCGGCACCCTGCGGCGCATCCAGGTGCGCATGGAGCCAGCCCAGGCTCTGCTGCGTGAAGCCGTCGAAAGAAGGAGCCAGCGCTACGGAGACGACCACCCGCAGACCGTCATCGCCAGCGAAGCACTGGCGGCGGTATGGTTCGAGACCGGGGAAATCGAGCGAGCCCGGGACCTGATGCTCCGCGTTTTCGAAGCTCACCAACGCAATCTCGGCGAGGATCATCCCCTGGTGATCGCTTCCTACTACAACCTGGGGGCGGTGGCGGCGACGCTCGGCGACTACCGGCAAGCCGAAGCGAACCTCGCCGAGGCGCTGCGCCGCATGCGAGCCTCCTCCGGCGACGACCACCCCCATCTCGGCAGCGCCTTGATGTGGGCGGCCCGGGTCGCCCTCGACCGTGGTCGCCTCGGAACCGCCCGGGAGCTCGCTGCCGAGTCCCTGGAACGGGTTTCTCGCCTCTATCCCGAGAACCACAGCATCATCATGGACGGCTGGCACCTCATCGGTCATGTCGAGCGGGCCTCGGGCGACCTGGAGGCGAGCCGTCAGGCCTTCGAGCGGGCCATGGGGCTGGCCCCGAATAGCTACACCGGTGCCTTGTCCCGTCTCTTCCAGGCCGAGGTCGCCCTCGACCTAGGCCAGCTCGACCGGGCCTCGCAACTGATTGCTGAGATCCCGCCCCGTCCGAAGAAGAACGATGTCCGCCGAGCGATTCGTCGGGCGTCGATCGAAGCAGCCCTGGCGCTGCGCCGAGGAGATCTCGATCTCGCTTCTTCCTTGCTCGAACAGGCCCCGGTCGGCAAGATCGAGACCCTCATGCTGCCCGACCGACTGCGCTACCAAAATGTCGAGGTCGCCCTCGACCTCGCCCGCCGCCGACCCCACCAAGCGGAGGAAAAAGCCCGCCAATCCCTGGCGCTGGCCCTCGAGACGATCGGACCGCAAAGCCTTCACGCCGGTCAGGCCGAGCTCGGCCTGGGCCTCGCGTTGATCGATCAGGGGCGAGATCGGGAAGCTACTCTCCACCTTCAGCGCGCGATCGAAGTACTACCGCCAACCATCGATCGCCCACCCCACGGTCATCCCTCGGCCCGCACCGCCCTGCGACAAAGCCAAAGCAGCCACTGA